One genomic region from Sorangium aterium encodes:
- a CDS encoding response regulator, translating into MNLTESWIGDKPLVPPCGLFGKGRHIVLAEDDEDFRSTIAMALRSDGFEVSEARNGLELLDKVAPCLGGEDPPKPIDAIVSDIQMPCFSGMEILEGLAEVRRRPPVILITAFGQPHLHATARSLGASAVFEKPFDLDDLRSVLFNLKDAPGFDGGY; encoded by the coding sequence ATGAACCTGACGGAAAGCTGGATTGGCGATAAGCCCCTGGTCCCGCCTTGCGGCTTGTTCGGCAAAGGCCGGCATATCGTCCTGGCCGAAGACGACGAGGACTTCCGGTCCACGATCGCCATGGCGCTCCGCAGCGACGGGTTCGAGGTGTCCGAGGCGCGCAACGGCCTCGAGCTGCTCGACAAGGTGGCGCCCTGCCTGGGTGGGGAGGACCCCCCGAAGCCGATCGACGCGATCGTCAGCGATATCCAGATGCCCTGCTTCTCGGGTATGGAGATCCTGGAGGGCCTCGCCGAGGTGAGGCGCCGGCCGCCGGTCATCCTGATCACGGCGTTCGGCCAGCCGCACCTCCACGCGACCGCGCGCAGCCTGGGCGCGTCGGCCGTCTTCGAGAAGCCGTTCGATCTGGACGACCTCCGCAGCGTCCTGTTCAACCTGAAGGACGCGCCCGGCTTCGACGGCGGTTACTGA
- a CDS encoding zinc-ribbon domain-containing protein codes for MKITCESCQAKYTIADEKVAGKTVKIKCKKCNHSMVVHGANEATPAAPQDATAEQQGDLSDDADAKLVADAGGAPPAAAPDTWTVNVAEGDERTMTTAELVAEYARGGLSNDTYVWKDGMGDWLPIASVPELKERFSSREDAAPAPAAAVAAAAPAAAAPAIATPVSAAAAPAAAAVPAAAAPAAAAAPPPAAVSAPAAAPAPAAVPTAPAPAGLRFGPEGTVVMKDSRRALNQAGAATPAPAAVASAKAPEAAAPANPAAAASANPAAAAPAPGGAPAPAAARRAARGAAVDVFSAAERAEDPGASAPPPGLDRQVGERNENSVLFSLSALTATENAAAKQKDEDELPAGRRPSNRPSKNNGRAGYDDLLNLGGGPIASAPMLAPPPLLAPVTDSRPPPSMPFPSKASVPPASLSSLSPLTAPEASPKKGRTGLIAAAVAAVVLIGGVAFFFMQSPKPETSTATPEQANTAPAEVPSPAPTPTPAETAAAATPSTAETAAPSAEPTASAEAPSAATPAAAAAEKPASAPAAAAEKPASAPAAAAEKPAAPKPEPAASGGAEFNRGAASSALGAAAGSAKSCKKAGGPTGTGRVKVTFAPSGSVTSAEVQGAPFAGTSVGGCVARLFRGARVPAFGGGPISVSKSFTIN; via the coding sequence ATGAAGATTACGTGTGAGTCGTGCCAGGCCAAGTACACGATTGCCGACGAGAAAGTCGCCGGCAAGACGGTCAAGATCAAATGCAAAAAGTGCAACCACTCCATGGTGGTCCACGGCGCGAATGAGGCTACCCCGGCCGCGCCGCAGGACGCGACCGCGGAGCAGCAGGGCGACCTGTCGGATGACGCCGACGCGAAGCTCGTGGCCGACGCGGGCGGCGCGCCCCCGGCGGCGGCGCCCGACACGTGGACCGTCAACGTCGCCGAGGGCGACGAGCGGACCATGACGACCGCCGAGCTCGTGGCCGAGTACGCGCGCGGAGGCCTGAGCAACGACACGTACGTGTGGAAGGACGGGATGGGCGACTGGCTGCCGATCGCCAGCGTCCCGGAGCTCAAGGAGCGCTTCTCCTCGCGGGAAGACGCGGCTCCCGCGCCCGCAGCAGCCGTCGCCGCGGCGGCGCCAGCTGCCGCGGCGCCCGCGATCGCGACGCCTGTGTCAGCTGCAGCTGCGCCTGCCGCGGCGGCCGTCCCTGCTGCAGCTGCGCCTGCGGCCGCAGCGGCGCCTCCGCCCGCAGCGGTCTCTGCGCCGGCCGCCGCTCCAGCGCCTGCGGCTGTCCCCACGGCTCCGGCGCCTGCTGGGCTCAGGTTCGGGCCCGAGGGGACCGTGGTCATGAAGGACTCGCGGCGCGCCCTGAACCAGGCGGGGGCCGCGACCCCGGCGCCTGCAGCCGTCGCATCGGCGAAGGCCCCGGAAGCTGCGGCGCCGGCGAATCCAGCGGCCGCGGCGTCAGCGAATCCAGCGGCCGCGGCGCCGGCCCCAGGCGGCGCACCGGCGCCAGCGGCTGCGCGTCGCGCGGCCCGGGGGGCCGCGGTCGACGTCTTCAGCGCCGCGGAGCGCGCCGAGGACCCCGGCGCGTCCGCCCCGCCGCCGGGCCTCGATCGCCAGGTGGGCGAGCGCAACGAGAACTCGGTCCTCTTCTCGCTCTCGGCGCTCACCGCGACCGAGAACGCTGCGGCCAAGCAGAAGGATGAAGACGAGCTCCCGGCGGGCCGGCGTCCCTCGAACCGCCCCTCGAAGAACAACGGTCGAGCCGGCTACGACGATCTGCTGAACCTCGGCGGCGGCCCCATCGCCTCCGCGCCGATGCTCGCGCCGCCGCCGTTGCTCGCGCCGGTGACGGACTCGCGGCCGCCTCCCTCGATGCCGTTTCCGTCCAAGGCGTCGGTGCCGCCCGCGTCGCTCTCGTCGCTCTCTCCGCTCACGGCGCCGGAGGCCTCGCCCAAGAAGGGCCGCACCGGTCTCATCGCGGCCGCGGTCGCCGCGGTCGTGCTGATCGGCGGCGTCGCCTTCTTCTTCATGCAGTCGCCGAAGCCGGAGACGTCGACGGCCACGCCGGAGCAGGCGAACACCGCCCCCGCCGAGGTGCCGAGCCCTGCGCCGACGCCGACGCCCGCCGAGACCGCTGCGGCCGCAACGCCGTCCACGGCGGAGACGGCGGCGCCGTCCGCGGAGCCCACCGCCAGCGCCGAGGCGCCGAGCGCCGCGACGCCTGCTGCCGCCGCGGCGGAGAAGCCGGCGTCCGCGCCCGCCGCCGCGGCGGAGAAGCCGGCGTCCGCGCCCGCTGCCGCGGCAGAGAAGCCGGCGGCACCGAAGCCGGAGCCGGCGGCGTCCGGAGGCGCCGAGTTCAACCGTGGCGCCGCGAGCTCGGCGCTCGGCGCCGCCGCTGGCTCTGCGAAGAGCTGCAAGAAGGCCGGCGGACCGACCGGGACCGGGAGGGTCAAGGTCACCTTCGCGCCGAGCGGCAGCGTCACGTCGGCTGAAGTCCAGGGGGCGCCGTTCGCCGGGACCAGCGTCGGCGGATGCGTCGCCAGGCTGTTCCGCGGCGCGCGGGTGCCTGCCTTCGGCGGGGGCCCGATCTCCGTCAGCAAGTCCTTCACCATCAACTGA
- a CDS encoding LysR family transcriptional regulator, translating to MHDSITLEQLRTFIAVADEGSFSAAARKLRRVQSAVSHAMANLESQLGVALWDRSTRIPALTEHGRVLLAAARRVSADADALSSTAQRLAGGLDPLVSLCVDAVFPLSALVDLCVEFARVYPTVELVVHTETMAAVADRVLDGTCQLGVVGPTATAQGLERQHLTSVRMVPVVGKTHPLAAAGPRGARVATEQLREHVQIVLSERGGARSPEQAVLSPRTWRVVDLQTKRELLCAGLGWGNLPEHMIRDDLSAGRLVRLWPAAWGDDEHVLPLAVVHRPGLVQGPAGQWVLKRLVELCRQHVGGPEAPR from the coding sequence GTGCACGACTCCATCACGCTCGAACAGCTGCGCACGTTCATCGCGGTCGCCGACGAGGGCAGCTTCTCGGCCGCGGCCAGGAAGCTCCGGCGCGTCCAGTCGGCCGTGAGCCACGCGATGGCCAACCTGGAGAGCCAGCTCGGGGTCGCCCTCTGGGATCGGTCGACGAGGATCCCGGCGCTGACGGAGCACGGCCGCGTCCTGCTCGCGGCCGCGCGGCGGGTGTCCGCCGACGCGGACGCGCTCAGCAGCACGGCGCAGCGGCTCGCCGGCGGCCTCGATCCGCTCGTGTCGCTGTGCGTCGACGCCGTCTTTCCGCTGTCCGCGCTCGTCGATCTCTGCGTCGAGTTCGCGCGCGTCTACCCCACCGTGGAGCTCGTCGTCCACACCGAGACCATGGCCGCCGTCGCCGATCGCGTCCTCGACGGCACATGCCAGCTCGGGGTCGTGGGGCCGACGGCGACGGCCCAGGGGCTCGAGCGCCAGCACCTCACGTCGGTGCGCATGGTCCCTGTCGTCGGCAAGACACACCCGCTCGCCGCCGCAGGGCCGCGCGGCGCGCGCGTCGCGACCGAGCAGCTGCGCGAGCACGTGCAGATCGTGCTGAGCGAGCGCGGCGGAGCGCGCTCGCCGGAGCAGGCCGTCCTGTCCCCCCGCACCTGGCGCGTCGTGGATCTCCAGACCAAGCGAGAGCTCCTGTGCGCGGGGCTCGGCTGGGGGAACCTGCCAGAGCACATGATCCGCGACGACCTCAGCGCCGGGCGCCTGGTCCGCCTCTGGCCGGCGGCGTGGGGAGACGACGAGCACGTCCTGCCGCTCGCCGTGGTCCACAGGCCGGGCCTCGTGCAGGGGCCCGCGGGGCAATGGGTGCTGAAGCGCCTCGTCGAGCTCTGCCGCCAGCACGTGGGGGGCCCGGAGGCGCCGCGGTGA
- a CDS encoding FRG domain-containing protein — protein sequence MAARGEPDVLADEWRALCLAQHHGVPTRLLDWTYNPSSRRSSRSRSARPTTRPSIDSTSRTTPFPRRSAGASRKAPSGSRTSAPSSAAGHRPSSRPCRASCPARTPRPRRPPSTPRSSCSGPRSTWPASSGNRGSSRSIYRGTTTISRSITWRPSSARRRRPGESCSPR from the coding sequence CTGGCGGCGCGCGGCGAGCCGGACGTCCTCGCCGACGAGTGGCGCGCCCTGTGCCTCGCCCAGCACCACGGCGTACCGACCCGCCTTCTCGACTGGACCTATAACCCCTCGTCGCGGCGTTCTTCGCGCTCTCGGAGCGCTCGCCCGACGACGCGGCCATCTATCGACTCAACCTCTCGGACTACCCCTTTCCCGCGGCGCTCGGCCGGCGCCTCCCGGAAGGCGCCTTCCGGATCGAGAACCTCCGCTCCTTCCTCGGCGGCAGGACACCGCCCTTCTTCACGCCCGTGTCGAGCATCCTGCCCCGCGAGGACGCCACGGCCGCGCCGCCCGCCGTCGACTCCGCGCTCGTCGTGTTCCGGGCCCCGCTCGACGTGGCCCGCATCGAGCGGCAACAGGGGATCTTCTCGGTCTATCTATCGAGGAACGACCACGATTTCGCGCTCGATCACCTGGCGCCCATCCTCGGCGCGGAGGCGTCGGCCGGGCGAGAGCTGCTCACCAAGGTGA
- a CDS encoding SdrD B-like domain-containing protein translates to MKQFAIASSAALATLFITATSLANTTAPSPTCTVIKRGVLGDVYNAEIWSLAPSYHVPTPFEVNTGYSSSVGEKRALFRFDLSSIPAGSLVTSANFYALTYTSTAKTVYVHQVLAPWSEELVTWNSFGGMDPAAFTSFVPNVTGWSTVDLTGIVQDWVNGTSPSYGILLEEGASGKTSYKGSAHTDMGYRPLLEVCYTAPKGSIGDKVWFDANADGVEDASELGISGVVVDLFGDANCDGVGDGALLQTAVTGANGVYRFTELEAGCYVVDVDDTTLPLGHILTSDDEPIGVSLDAGENVANADFGYVTYSSIGDTVWLDSDADGLYEPETGELGVNGVRVELFQGAQLIDFTITGTSPYTGQPGFYLFDTLPAGTYSVVITPDNFMTSGPLAGQEPTADPDGGLDNVGVVSLGWAQDLLDADFGYRLSCGNGVCSGDESCSSCAVDCGVCPPQCGNGTCEIGEDCGSCSADCDVCPPVCGDGTCNGSESCSTCAADCGTCPPVCGNGTCEAGEDCGSCSDDCGACPAVCGNNVCENGEDCSNCTGDCGACPAVCGNDRCEAGENCLECPSDCGICPPVCGDKVCAVGETCSNCAGDCGACPPVCGDGVCKAGVENCSSCAADCGVCKCSSPGTGSPGYWKNHPNAWKITKLTIGGKTYTKSQLLDIISRPTRGDVTYIIAKHLIVAKLNVGIGNQSSCIEDTIAKADAWLKKYPLGSNVKDNCSRNAPWATGEPLAERLDKYNNGFLCAPHRDDLDCEDNRNDRDHDRGCGR, encoded by the coding sequence ATGAAGCAGTTTGCAATCGCATCTTCTGCCGCGCTCGCCACGCTGTTCATCACCGCCACCAGCCTCGCCAACACCACCGCTCCGTCTCCCACGTGCACCGTGATCAAGCGGGGTGTCCTGGGCGACGTCTACAACGCCGAGATCTGGAGCCTCGCCCCGAGCTACCACGTCCCGACCCCGTTCGAGGTCAACACCGGGTACTCCAGCTCGGTCGGAGAGAAGCGCGCCCTGTTCCGCTTCGATCTGAGCTCCATCCCCGCCGGCTCTCTCGTCACGTCGGCCAATTTCTACGCGCTGACGTACACGAGCACCGCGAAGACCGTGTACGTCCACCAGGTGCTCGCCCCCTGGAGCGAGGAGCTCGTCACGTGGAACAGCTTCGGCGGCATGGACCCCGCCGCGTTCACCTCGTTCGTGCCCAACGTTACCGGGTGGAGCACGGTCGATCTCACCGGCATCGTGCAGGACTGGGTGAACGGGACGTCGCCGAGCTACGGGATCCTCCTCGAGGAGGGCGCCAGCGGAAAGACATCGTACAAGGGCAGCGCCCACACCGACATGGGCTACCGCCCTCTCCTCGAGGTCTGTTACACGGCGCCGAAGGGCTCGATCGGCGACAAGGTGTGGTTCGACGCGAACGCGGACGGCGTCGAGGACGCCTCCGAGCTCGGCATCTCCGGCGTCGTCGTCGACCTCTTCGGCGACGCCAACTGCGACGGCGTCGGCGACGGCGCCCTGCTCCAGACGGCCGTGACCGGCGCGAACGGCGTCTACCGCTTCACCGAGCTCGAGGCGGGCTGTTACGTCGTCGACGTCGACGACACGACGCTCCCGCTCGGCCACATCCTGACCAGCGACGACGAGCCGATCGGCGTGTCCCTCGACGCGGGTGAGAACGTGGCCAACGCCGACTTCGGCTACGTGACCTACTCGTCGATCGGCGACACGGTCTGGCTCGACAGCGACGCCGACGGGCTCTACGAGCCGGAGACCGGCGAGCTCGGCGTCAACGGCGTCCGTGTCGAGCTGTTCCAGGGGGCCCAGCTGATCGACTTCACCATCACCGGCACGAGCCCCTACACCGGCCAGCCCGGCTTCTACCTCTTCGACACGCTCCCGGCGGGCACCTACTCGGTGGTCATCACGCCCGACAACTTCATGACGAGCGGCCCGCTCGCCGGGCAGGAGCCGACGGCCGATCCCGATGGCGGGCTCGACAACGTGGGCGTGGTCTCGCTCGGCTGGGCACAAGACCTCCTCGACGCGGACTTCGGCTACCGGCTCTCCTGCGGCAACGGCGTCTGCAGCGGCGACGAGAGCTGTTCCAGCTGCGCTGTCGACTGCGGCGTCTGCCCGCCCCAGTGCGGCAACGGCACCTGCGAGATCGGCGAGGACTGCGGCAGCTGCAGCGCCGACTGCGACGTCTGCCCGCCGGTCTGCGGCGACGGCACCTGCAACGGCAGCGAGAGCTGCAGCACCTGCGCGGCCGACTGCGGCACCTGCCCGCCGGTCTGCGGCAACGGCACCTGCGAGGCCGGCGAGGACTGCGGCAGCTGCTCGGACGACTGCGGCGCCTGCCCCGCGGTCTGCGGCAACAACGTCTGCGAGAACGGTGAGGACTGCTCGAACTGCACCGGCGACTGCGGCGCTTGCCCCGCGGTCTGCGGCAACGACAGGTGCGAGGCCGGCGAGAACTGCCTCGAGTGCCCGAGCGACTGCGGCATCTGCCCGCCGGTCTGCGGCGACAAGGTCTGCGCGGTCGGTGAGACCTGCTCGAACTGCGCCGGCGACTGCGGCGCCTGCCCGCCGGTCTGCGGCGATGGGGTCTGCAAGGCGGGCGTCGAGAACTGCTCGAGCTGCGCCGCCGACTGCGGCGTCTGCAAGTGCTCTTCCCCCGGCACCGGCTCCCCCGGTTACTGGAAGAACCACCCGAACGCCTGGAAGATCACGAAGCTGACCATCGGCGGCAAGACGTACACGAAGTCCCAGCTGCTCGATATCATCAGCCGTCCGACGCGGGGCGACGTCACCTACATCATCGCGAAGCACCTCATCGTCGCCAAGCTCAACGTCGGTATCGGCAACCAGTCGAGCTGCATCGAGGACACCATCGCCAAGGCCGACGCCTGGCTCAAGAAGTACCCGCTCGGCAGCAACGTGAAGGACAACTGCAGCAGGAACGCGCCCTGGGCGACCGGCGAGCCCCTGGCCGAGAGACTCGACAAGTACAACAACGGCTTTCTCTGCGCCCCCCACCGTGACGACCTTGACTGCGAGGACAACCGCAACGATCGCGACCATGACCGCGGCTGCGGCCGCTGA
- a CDS encoding DsbA family protein encodes MARRGALLAALLLGISACHGASEDPAQEPTGAVAGGIDLYSGIPQDGIVLGDPDAPITLVEFSDLRCSHCRDYGLEILPVVLERHVRTKQVKLVFRNLAFLGPSSVQAARMAAAVGMQDRLFDFVDRFFRLQERERPAITDELLLRVASEVPGVDADRAMAQRDSPEVVKQLEAARAEAVALQVRGVPALFLIREGQEPRRLRLTSMSPEPISRAIEEIMLEPQPPG; translated from the coding sequence GTGGCGCGGCGCGGCGCCCTGCTCGCCGCGCTCCTGCTCGGGATCTCGGCGTGCCACGGCGCGAGCGAGGACCCTGCGCAGGAGCCCACCGGCGCGGTCGCCGGCGGGATTGACCTCTATTCCGGCATTCCCCAGGACGGCATCGTCCTCGGGGACCCGGACGCGCCGATCACGCTGGTGGAGTTCTCGGATCTGCGCTGCTCGCATTGCCGGGATTACGGGCTCGAGATCTTGCCGGTGGTCCTCGAACGCCATGTGAGGACGAAGCAGGTGAAGCTCGTATTCCGGAATCTCGCGTTCCTCGGTCCGAGCTCCGTGCAGGCTGCGCGCATGGCTGCGGCGGTCGGGATGCAGGATCGACTCTTCGATTTCGTCGACCGCTTCTTCCGGCTCCAGGAGCGCGAGCGCCCGGCGATCACGGACGAGCTCCTGTTGCGCGTCGCCTCCGAGGTGCCGGGCGTGGACGCCGATCGAGCGATGGCGCAGCGCGACAGCCCGGAGGTCGTGAAGCAGCTCGAGGCCGCGCGGGCCGAGGCGGTGGCGCTCCAGGTCCGGGGCGTGCCGGCGCTGTTCCTGATCCGGGAGGGGCAGGAGCCCCGCCGGCTCCGCCTCACCTCGATGTCGCCGGAGCCGATCTCCCGCGCGATAGAGGAGATCATGCTCGAGCCGCAACCGCCCGGGTGA
- a CDS encoding Eco57I restriction-modification methylase domain-containing protein yields MSSECPQLSAALGRDRERGGAFAPRGAARGTGASLDGSGPSADGVARQLRDQAQGALGEVLRGFQAADPQGGDVACAGSAEGRRRLRAGLVSALMRLIFLLYAEARGLLAGAEGGGAPLARLFEDLQEERRRQGDDLERRHGAWARIAALFRALRDRGPGSARGGLCDPDAHAFLEGRPWLSDGALHRVLSALLVHDGVPLRYGELEVEHLGTLYEGLIAFDLEIAEGESMALLPSHIVVDLEALLALPGRDRLARLEEAADLKLGARPAARVAAAGSVAELSQALARRASPRHPDRIARGALYLQPGQLRRRAGSYYTPREITSHVVERTLSPLLDRDSRPAAPADVLALAVCDPAMGSGAFLVEACRQLAARLVEAWQSAGAAPPLARAEPPQPPLARAMALVAERCLHGVDLDPLAVDLARLSLWLVVQDARLPLSFLDGKLRCGDSLIGAERAEVGGFPAAARLPGRSGERQTRRALLRQAPLPPRPEGAPPEDAEVAPRAGPEDAEVAPRGGPEGAEVAPRGGPKGAERALGDGPEGADQAALDAWMALWFWPPAGELAALAPAPATFARYMAAAREPADPRAALSRRIAEERRFLHWELAFPGAFDRPEPGFDAVIGNPPWVAYVGRAAQPIAPEVFHLHLRRNPAFHGYRSLHGLFVHRAASLLRPGGRLGLVIPTSVSDLDGYGPTRRAHDALCAVDSDLPSFGSDAFDGVFQPCMGLLSTRLAPAAPRAAAIASWPLARSDLDVVSRRLLERLGALPPLPAALFGERGFQTTAEDAERIRRADTPEPPYSCPIREGADVGELIARAPRHHVDRAGVKGRFRKDEDWKAVRLLIRQTARYPIAALSDGLPFRNSILAGFSDATWSEFALLCYLNSSPVRWWHYTRHRDAREGMPQVKIAHLRAIPAPPPAGAALIAALDALGRELGPANAGLPADARRHLDGTVASMLEMTEEERGCVARWAAATPLPRPDG; encoded by the coding sequence GTGTCCTCGGAATGCCCTCAGCTCAGCGCCGCCCTGGGCCGCGACCGTGAACGGGGCGGCGCCTTCGCCCCGCGCGGCGCCGCGAGGGGAACGGGCGCGTCCCTCGACGGATCCGGGCCGTCCGCCGACGGCGTGGCGCGGCAGCTCCGGGACCAGGCGCAGGGCGCGCTCGGCGAGGTCCTCCGCGGCTTTCAGGCGGCGGATCCCCAGGGCGGCGACGTCGCATGCGCCGGCTCCGCTGAAGGGCGGCGGCGCCTCCGCGCCGGACTCGTGTCCGCGTTGATGCGGCTCATCTTCCTCCTCTACGCCGAGGCGCGCGGCCTGCTCGCCGGCGCGGAAGGCGGCGGCGCGCCGCTCGCTCGGCTCTTCGAGGATCTCCAGGAAGAACGGCGACGGCAGGGAGACGACCTCGAGCGCCGCCACGGCGCATGGGCGAGGATCGCGGCGCTCTTCCGCGCGCTCCGCGATCGCGGTCCCGGGAGCGCGCGCGGCGGCCTCTGCGATCCGGACGCCCATGCCTTCCTGGAGGGGAGACCGTGGCTCAGCGACGGCGCGCTCCACCGGGTGCTCTCGGCGCTCCTCGTGCACGACGGCGTGCCGCTGCGCTACGGCGAGCTCGAGGTCGAGCACCTCGGCACGCTTTACGAGGGCCTGATCGCCTTTGACCTCGAGATCGCCGAGGGCGAGTCGATGGCGCTCTTGCCGTCGCACATCGTCGTCGATCTGGAGGCGCTCCTCGCCCTCCCCGGCCGTGACCGGCTCGCGCGGCTCGAGGAGGCGGCGGACCTGAAGCTCGGCGCGCGGCCGGCAGCGCGCGTCGCCGCGGCCGGAAGCGTGGCCGAGCTGTCGCAGGCGCTCGCGCGACGCGCGTCCCCGCGGCACCCGGATCGGATCGCGCGGGGCGCGCTCTACCTGCAGCCGGGGCAGCTCCGGCGGCGCGCGGGCTCGTACTACACGCCGCGGGAGATCACGTCGCACGTCGTCGAGCGCACGCTGTCGCCGCTGCTCGACAGGGATAGCCGGCCGGCGGCGCCCGCGGATGTCCTCGCGCTCGCCGTGTGCGATCCCGCGATGGGGTCCGGCGCGTTCCTGGTGGAGGCATGCCGCCAGCTCGCCGCGCGCCTCGTCGAGGCGTGGCAGAGCGCCGGCGCGGCGCCGCCGCTCGCACGCGCCGAGCCGCCGCAGCCGCCGCTCGCTCGCGCGATGGCGCTCGTGGCGGAGCGCTGTCTGCACGGCGTCGACCTCGACCCGCTCGCGGTCGACCTCGCCAGGCTATCGCTGTGGCTCGTCGTGCAGGACGCGCGCCTCCCGCTGAGCTTCCTCGACGGCAAGCTCCGCTGCGGCGATAGCCTCATCGGCGCCGAGCGCGCGGAGGTCGGCGGCTTCCCGGCCGCCGCGAGGCTGCCCGGGCGCAGCGGGGAGCGGCAGACACGGCGGGCCCTGCTGCGGCAGGCCCCGCTGCCCCCGCGGCCGGAGGGCGCGCCGCCGGAGGACGCCGAGGTGGCGCCCCGCGCTGGGCCGGAGGACGCCGAGGTGGCGCCCCGCGGTGGGCCAGAGGGCGCCGAGGTGGCGCCCCGCGGTGGGCCGAAGGGCGCCGAGCGAGCGCTCGGCGATGGGCCCGAGGGGGCGGACCAGGCGGCGCTCGACGCCTGGATGGCCCTGTGGTTCTGGCCGCCGGCGGGCGAGCTCGCGGCCCTGGCGCCGGCCCCTGCCACGTTCGCGCGCTACATGGCCGCCGCGCGCGAGCCGGCCGATCCGCGGGCGGCGCTGTCGCGGCGCATCGCCGAGGAGCGCCGGTTCCTGCACTGGGAGCTCGCGTTCCCCGGCGCCTTCGATCGCCCCGAGCCGGGCTTCGACGCCGTGATCGGCAATCCTCCGTGGGTCGCGTACGTCGGCCGCGCGGCGCAGCCGATCGCGCCCGAGGTCTTCCACCTCCACCTCCGGAGGAACCCGGCGTTCCACGGTTACCGCTCGCTGCACGGCCTGTTCGTGCACCGGGCCGCATCGCTGCTGCGGCCGGGTGGGCGGCTCGGCCTCGTCATCCCCACGTCGGTGTCGGATCTCGATGGATACGGCCCGACGCGGCGCGCGCACGACGCGCTCTGCGCCGTGGACTCCGACCTTCCGAGCTTCGGCAGCGACGCCTTCGACGGCGTGTTCCAGCCGTGCATGGGCCTCCTCTCGACCCGCCTCGCCCCCGCCGCCCCGCGGGCGGCCGCGATCGCCTCGTGGCCGCTCGCGCGTTCGGATCTCGACGTCGTGTCCCGCCGGCTCCTCGAGCGGCTCGGCGCGCTGCCCCCCCTGCCAGCGGCCCTGTTCGGCGAGCGCGGGTTCCAGACGACGGCCGAGGACGCCGAGCGCATCCGGCGCGCGGACACCCCGGAGCCGCCTTACTCCTGCCCCATCCGGGAGGGCGCCGACGTGGGCGAGCTCATCGCGCGCGCGCCGCGCCACCACGTCGATCGCGCCGGCGTGAAGGGCCGCTTCCGGAAGGACGAGGACTGGAAGGCGGTGCGGCTGCTCATCCGCCAGACCGCCCGCTATCCGATCGCCGCGCTGAGCGACGGCCTCCCGTTCCGCAACTCGATCCTGGCCGGCTTCTCCGACGCCACCTGGAGCGAGTTCGCGCTGCTCTGTTATCTCAACTCCTCTCCTGTCCGCTGGTGGCATTACACCCGTCACCGGGACGCGCGCGAGGGCATGCCGCAGGTGAAGATCGCGCACCTGCGTGCGATCCCTGCGCCCCCGCCGGCGGGAGCCGCCCTGATCGCGGCGCTCGACGCGCTCGGACGGGAGCTCGGCCCGGCGAACGCGGGGCTGCCAGCCGACGCCCGGCGCCACCTGGACGGCACGGTGGCGAGCATGCTCGAGATGACCGAGGAGGAGCGGGGCTGTGTCGCGCGCTGGGCGGCGGCGACCCCGCTCCCGCGGCCGGACGGCTGA
- a CDS encoding protein kinase domain-containing protein produces MSAVFLAERDPTVASSLLSDIAPTLLAVKIVKPETEHGLAQLGMSSMDVALREIEALVRVKNLRPPSEFVIGLYGSGSALVQLENDSALSLPWIALEHVEGSNAGTTLAERIELAGEGGVDPVRVHRLARGMIEGVRVLHRLGVIHRDLKPNNVFVAGPVDVETPKIADCGIARVEGLRLATVQAMTPGYGAPEQSLSALRPSHQNPLVGPWSDVHALAATIFFVIAGEEWCRSEPAWNAGERRSLRTSRRLHRGFLADGDLLEALDRARRRSCRRGPGIGRARASTSGARASSSVRRCSAMRRRGMRAWTSSPRRSCRRSRPWRRGGSSARARGSGR; encoded by the coding sequence ATGTCGGCGGTGTTCCTTGCCGAGCGGGATCCGACGGTTGCATCGAGTCTCCTCTCCGACATCGCGCCGACGCTCCTTGCCGTGAAGATCGTCAAACCCGAGACGGAGCACGGGCTCGCTCAGCTCGGGATGAGCAGCATGGACGTCGCCCTCCGCGAGATCGAGGCCCTCGTGCGGGTGAAAAACCTGCGTCCACCGAGCGAGTTCGTCATCGGCCTTTACGGCAGCGGCAGCGCGCTCGTTCAGCTCGAGAACGATTCGGCGCTCTCCTTGCCCTGGATCGCACTCGAGCACGTCGAAGGATCGAACGCTGGGACGACGCTGGCCGAGCGGATCGAGCTCGCCGGGGAGGGTGGCGTCGACCCGGTGCGGGTTCACCGGCTGGCGCGCGGGATGATCGAGGGTGTACGCGTGCTGCACCGACTCGGCGTCATCCACCGCGACCTGAAGCCCAACAACGTCTTCGTAGCTGGCCCCGTGGACGTCGAGACCCCGAAGATCGCCGACTGCGGCATCGCGCGGGTCGAGGGGCTGCGGCTCGCCACGGTGCAGGCGATGACGCCAGGTTACGGCGCGCCCGAGCAGAGCCTCTCGGCGCTGCGGCCGAGCCACCAGAACCCGTTGGTCGGACCGTGGAGCGACGTTCACGCGCTCGCCGCGACGATCTTCTTCGTGATCGCCGGCGAGGAGTGGTGCCGCTCGGAGCCGGCCTGGAACGCCGGCGAGCGCCGCAGCTTGCGCACGTCGCGGCGGCTGCACCGGGGCTTCCTCGCGGATGGTGACCTGCTCGAGGCGCTCGACCGGGCGCGTCGCCGAAGCTGCCGCCGGGGACCTGGGATCGGGAGGGCGCGAGCTTCTACGAGCGGCGCGCGCGCCAGCTCTTCGGTGCGTCGGTGTTCGGCGATGCGCCGGCGCGGTATGCGAGCGTGGACGAGCTCGCCGCGGCGGTCTTGTCGCCGCTCGAGGCCGTGGCGGCGCGGTGGATCGAGCGCGAGAGCAAGGGGCAGCGGCCGGTGA